The window GCGAGATGCTGGAAAGCGGGCTGATCGACGCGGTGATTGTCGCCACGCCGCATTACGACCACCCAGCGCTGTCGATGATGGCGATGCGCCTTGGTATCCACACCCTGTGCGAGAAGCCCGCCGGGGTCTATACCGCCCAGGTACAGGAGATGAACGCCTGCGCCCGTGAGTGCGACGTGGTCTTCAGCATGATGTATAACCAGCGCCCGAATCCGCTTTATCAGAAGGTGAAAGATCTGATCGACAGCGGCGAACTGGGCGAACTGCGCCGCTCCAACTGGATCATTACCAACTGGTATCGCTCGCAGAGCTATTACAACTCCGGCGGCTGGCGCGCCACCTGGAAAGGCGAAGGCGGCGGCGTGCTGCTCAATCAGGACCCGCATCAGCTCGATCTCTGGCAGTGGCTGGTGGGGATGCCGGTGCGGATGCGCGCCTTTTGCCAGTTCGGCAAACATCGTCAGATAGAGGTTGAAAACGAGGTCACCGCCTATGCGGAATACGCCAACGGCGCGACCGGCGTGTTCATCACCACCACCGCAGAAGCGCCGGGCACCAACCGGCTGGAGATTGTCGGCGATCGCGGCAAAGTGGTGGTGGAAGAGGGTCGCCTGCGCTTCTGGCGGCTGCGCGAATCTGAAACCGAATTTAACGCCCGCTGGCAAAACGGCTTCGGCGAGCCGGAGTGTTGGGAAGTCAGCATTCCCACCGCGCCGGAATGCAGCGAGCACTATGTGATCACCCGCAATTTCACCGCCGCCATCCTGCACGGCGAGCCGCTTATCGCTCCCGGCGTCGAAGGTATCCACGGGCTGACGCTCTCTAACGCCATGCACCTTTCCACCTGGACGGACGACTGGGTCACGCTGCCTTTTGATGAACAGCGTTACTACCAGCTGTTGCAGGAGCGCATTGCCTCCTCGGTCGAGAAAAACGTGGTCAGCCGCACGCTGGACGCTTCAGGTAGCTGGTAATCACAAGGAGAAAAGATGCTGAACGTTGCGATTGTCGGAACGGGGAATATCTCCCATAACCATATTCAGGGCTACCTCGCCTTTCCTGAGCGTTGTCGGATCGTCGCGCTGGTGGATATCTACCCGGAAAAAGCCGAGGAGAAAAAAGCGCGCTATGGACTGACAGACGCGCAGGTGTTCGCCAGCCATACGGCGATGCTGGCGGCGGATCTGCCTATTGACCTGGTGGATGTGTGTACGCCGCCCTACGTCCATGCGGAAATCAGTATTGATGCGCTGAACAGCGGCAGGCACGTGCTGTGCGAAAAACCGATGGCGGCGTCGCTGGAGGAGTGCGACGCGATGATTGCCGCCCGGCAGGTCAGCGGAAAAACGCTCTCCATTATTGCGCAAAATCGCTTCACCGACGCGTTCTGGCGCTTAAAAGCGGCGGTGGATTCCGGGCTGGCGGGCAAGATTTGTCACGCCCAGGTCGACTCCTTCTGGTGGCGCGGACACTGCTACTACGATCTGTGGTGGCGCGGCACCTAGGAAAAAGAGGGCGGCGGCTGCACGCTGAATCATGCGGTGCACCATATCGACGCGATTCAGTGGCTGCTCGGCTTTCCCGACGAAGTGGTGGCGATGATGACTAACGTCGCCCACGACAACGCGGAAGTCGAAGATCTCAGCGCGGCGATTTTCAAATACCCCGGCGGCGCGCTGACCCAGCTTACCGCCTCGGTGGTCCATCATGGCGAAGACCAGAAGATCGTAATACAGGGCGAGAAAGCGCGGATCTCCGCGCCGTGGAAAGCCTTTGCCAGCCAGTCCGCCGATAACGGCTTTCCGCAGCCGGAGAATAACCTGGCGCTGGAAGAGAGCCTGAACGCGCTGTTTAAAGCCACCCCGCCCCTGCAATGGACGTTGCATACCGGGCAGATTGAGAACGTGTTAACCGCCATTGAACAGCAAACCGCGCCGCTGGTCGACGGCGAACAGGGCAAGCGTTCGCTGGAGCTCATCACCGCGATCTATAAATCGGCGATTACCCGCTCGGTCGTCACGCTGCCGGTTCAGCGTGACGATGCCTTTTATCGTACCGGCGGCCTGCTGGAGAAAGCCCCGCATTTTTACGAGAAATCCGCCTCCGTGAGCAATTTCACCGAAGTGGGCGCAATCCCTCTGGGTAAAGATTTAGATTCAGGAGTTGAAGTATGAATATGAAAGATGGCATGAACTACGCCCCGACCGGGAAACCGCAGCCGGTGGTGAAACCCGGCGAATTTATCATTGCCGCCGCCGCGCTCGATCACGGTCATATTTACGGCATGTGCAACGGACTGACGGAAGCAGGCGCGACGCTGAAGTGGGTATACGACCCCGATCCGGCGAAGGTCGAGGCCTTCTTAAAACAGTATCCCCAGGCGCAGGTCGCTGACTCGCTGGAGCGCATTCTTGACGATGCCTCGGTGCGGCTGGTCGCCGGGGCGGCAATTCCGTCGCAGCGCTGTCCGCTCGGCCTGAAGGTAATGGCGGCGGGCAAGGACTATTTCACCGATAAAGCGCCGCTGACCACGCTCGAACAGCTTGAAGACGCCAAAGCGATGGTGGCGAAAACCGGGCGTAAATACGCGGTGTACTACAGCGAGCGCCTGCACGTCGAAAGCGCCGTCTTTGCAGGCGAATTAGTCAAACAGGGAGCGATAGGCCAGGTCATCCAGACGCTCGGCACCGGCCCGCACCGGGAAGGCAGCGGTCGCCCGGAGTGGTTCTACGAGCGGCGCTACTTCGGCGGCATTCTCTGCGACATTGGCAGCCACCAGATCGAGCAGTTTCTCTTCTACACCGGCAACAGCGACGCGCGAATTGTCGCCAGCCAGGTGCGCAACGTAAACCACCCGCAGTATCCGCAGTTTGAAGATTTCGGCGAGGCGATGCTGGCGGGCGATAACGGCGCGACGGGCTATTTCCGCTGCGACTGGTTCACGCCGGACGGCCTCTCCACCTGGGGCGACGGACGTTTAACTCTGCTCGGCACCGAGGGCTACATCGAAATCCGTAAATATGCCGATATTACCCGCGGCGAGCAGGACGTGGTCTATCTGGTCAATAAAGAGGGGGAATTTCGCTA is drawn from Citrobacter rodentium NBRC 105723 = DSM 16636 and contains these coding sequences:
- a CDS encoding Gfo/Idh/MocA family protein, yielding MKKVRFGIIGVGNIGTVHARYLLAGTVNEACLAAVCDNNPEKHAAIRQLTGESIPLFSDASEMLESGLIDAVIVATPHYDHPALSMMAMRLGIHTLCEKPAGVYTAQVQEMNACARECDVVFSMMYNQRPNPLYQKVKDLIDSGELGELRRSNWIITNWYRSQSYYNSGGWRATWKGEGGGVLLNQDPHQLDLWQWLVGMPVRMRAFCQFGKHRQIEVENEVTAYAEYANGATGVFITTTAEAPGTNRLEIVGDRGKVVVEEGRLRFWRLRESETEFNARWQNGFGEPECWEVSIPTAPECSEHYVITRNFTAAILHGEPLIAPGVEGIHGLTLSNAMHLSTWTDDWVTLPFDEQRYYQLLQERIASSVEKNVVSRTLDASGSW
- a CDS encoding Gfo/Idh/MocA family protein, producing the protein MNMKDGMNYAPTGKPQPVVKPGEFIIAAAALDHGHIYGMCNGLTEAGATLKWVYDPDPAKVEAFLKQYPQAQVADSLERILDDASVRLVAGAAIPSQRCPLGLKVMAAGKDYFTDKAPLTTLEQLEDAKAMVAKTGRKYAVYYSERLHVESAVFAGELVKQGAIGQVIQTLGTGPHREGSGRPEWFYERRYFGGILCDIGSHQIEQFLFYTGNSDARIVASQVRNVNHPQYPQFEDFGEAMLAGDNGATGYFRCDWFTPDGLSTWGDGRLTLLGTEGYIEIRKYADITRGEQDVVYLVNKEGEFRYPVAGKVGFPYFGELILDCLHRSENAMTQAHAFKAAELCVKAQMLANARG